The Phragmites australis chromosome 15, lpPhrAust1.1, whole genome shotgun sequence genome window below encodes:
- the LOC133892078 gene encoding transcription factor UDT1-like, translating into MPRRQRARSNEEVKAEDFVKSVLNFNGGGGAGGGEEEEADGDGQPATEYKSKNLMAERRRRGRLNSNILALRAVVPNITKMSKECTLSDAIDHIKKLQNQVLELQRQLADSPGEAREKQGSASCSESFAATENMQYQGQVELVPLGPHKYHLKIFCKKAGVFTKVLEALWSYNAQVTSLSTITFYGYAESVFTIEVKGEQDVVMVELRSLLSGIVELPSN; encoded by the exons ATGCCGCGCCGCCAGAGGGCGCGCAGCAACGAGGAGGTGAAGGCGGAGGACTTCGTCAAGTCGGTGCTCAACTTCAACGGCGGCGGGGGCGCGGGcggtggcgaggaggaggaggccgacggGGACGGGCAGCCGGCGACGGAGTACAAGTCCAAGAACCTGATGGCCGAGCGGCGGAGGCGCGGCAGGCTCAACAGCAACATCCTCGCGCTCAGGGCCGTCGTGCCAAACATCACCAAG ATGAGCAAGGAGTGCACCCTGTCGGACGCGATCGATCACATCAAGAAGCTCCAGAACCAGGTCCTTGAGCTGCAACGCCAGCTTGCCGACTCGCCCGGCGAGGCCCGGGAGAAGCAGGGCAGCGCGTCATGTTCTGAATCCTTCGCCGCCACTGAAAATATGCAGTATCAG GGTCAGGTGGAGTTGGTTCCTCTTGGGCCACACAAGTACCACCTCAAGATCTTCTGCAAGAAGGCCGGCGTCTTCACCAAGGTGCTGGAAGCACTATGGAGCTACAATGCGCAGGTCACCAGCCTGAGCACGATAACGTTCTATGGTTATGCAGAGAGCGTCTTCACCATTGAG GTGAAGGGTGAGCAGGATGTTGTGATGGTGGAGCTAAGGAGCCTCCTGTCCGGCATTGTGGAGCTCCCAAGCAACTGA